Below is a window of Oceaniferula flava DNA.
ACAGGGGCTGGTCGGGGAGCTCTGGGAATAGCAAGTCGCTTCGGGATGCTGAGCCAGTGCAGGGGCGCGCCGACAATGATCAGCAGGGCTCCGCAGGCCTGCAAGGCTCCGCGCCAGCCCAAGTGCGACTCTGCCAAATAGACCAGCGGAATGAATGCGGTGCTGGCCAATCCGGCGAGCAGGGTGACCAACGTGATGCCCTGGCGGTAGTGCGAGCGGAATGTCTGCGTGATGACTGCAAAGGCAGGATCGTAAAGCAAGCATCCCATCGCGATGCCCAAACCCACCCAGCTGATGAGATAGGGAAGCGGACTGTGAACCGCCGACATCATCAGCAGCGATAAGCCTCCTAACAGCGACCCTGCTGCCATCACCGCGCGCCCGCCCCGGTTTTGAATCCACGCCCCAACAGGCAGCGCGCTCAGCCCCCAGACGAGTAGTCCGAGGGAGAGGCCCGCGTTGAGAAATGATCGCGACCAAGTGGTCTCGGTAGCGATCGATTCCAGCATCACAGTGAAGGTGTAATAAAGCACACCCCACGAGAGCAGCTGCCCAACCGCCAGGCACCACGCCAGCCCCCAAGGTTTGGGATCGGCGTTGTCAGAGGTCCACGGGGCGGTGGGGCTGACCTGTTGAGCCTCGGCCGGTTTCATCGGCAGCAGGCGGAGGTCTCACCTTCGTCAGCGGCCGGCTCGGCGGAGCAGCAGGAGGTGGGGGCTGGCTCGGCGCTACAGCTGGGCGCAGCGTCCTGGCTGCAGACTCCGGTTTCTGGTAGTTCGAGCTCCACGTTCGCGGCGGCTTCGTGGTCGCCAGCAATCTCAGCCACCACGGAGCGCACTTGCTCATGGCCGGTGGCCAGGAGGAAAGTGGGTGCCCGACCGTAACTTTTCATGCCCACGATATAGAAACCGGATTCAGGATGGGTGAGTTCGCGTGCGCCGTGTGGTGGCACGCTGCCGCAGCTGTGTTCGTTGGGATCAATCAGGGGGGCGAGTGCACGCACGGATTCGAGCGCGGGATCGATCTCGACGCGGATCTCGCGCAGCATTGCGAGGTTGGGACGGAAGCCGGTTTTGACAATGGCGCGATCCACGGTGAACGATCGCTCACCGTCCGGTCCGCTGCCGGAAACTTGGATTTGCTGATCGCCCTGAGCCGCCAGCTGCTGAATCTCGAAGGGGGTGATTAATTCGACGTCGCCACGGTCCACGGCAGCCTTCGCCCGGAGACCCATCTCGCCACGCGCCGGTAGGGCGTCGTTCGCTCCTCCGCCGAAGACCTGATCGAGGCAGGCTTTGCGCATCACCCAGATGATTTGGGTCGCGGGAGCTTCTTTCTTCACTTCTAACAAGTCAAGCACGCCGGTGAACGACGAGTGGCCACTGCCAACAACGAGCACGCTGCGGTTTTGATATTTTTCTCTGGCGCAGCCACGGATGTCCGGGATGCCGTAATCGATGAGGTCACGCACCTGCTCTTCACCAATCGGGTGCAGTCCGTTCGAGCCCATTGGATTCGGTTGGTTCCAGGTGCCGCTGGCATCGATCACCGACTTGAATGCTCGTTCTTCCAGCTCACCGTTCTGCTCAATCCGGAGTGTGAAGGCTCGGTCGGCGCGGCCACGGGTGCGCACCTTGTCGAGACCGCGGCGTGAAATTGCCAGAACCTTGCTGTCAAAGCGAAGGCACTTGGCCATGGCGGGGACTTGCGCCAGTGGCGTTAGGTAGTCCGCGATCAGTTCTCCGCCAGTGGGGAGGTGTTCAGGATCGGGCTCTGACCAATCGCTCTGCTGCAGCAAGCGTCGAGCGGCGGAGTCGATGTTGAATTTCCAAGGCGAAAACATCCGCACATGGGCCCACTGGCTCACCGAGTGGGCAATGGATGCCCCCGCTTCAAAAACAACGACGGATTCTCCACGTTCTAACAAATGAGCGGCGGCGGCTAAGCCGATGGGGCCGGCTCCGATGACGGCGACCGGCAAGGGTTCTGATAGTTCTGTGTTATTGTTCATGCCTTAAAGAGACGTGAATTTCCAAAAAAGGACGCAGAAAAAAATCGAGAAGTCCTCAAGCGGCAGCTCCACCGAGCGTGAAACAAGCCTGTTAGGCGCAATAGCCGGGGCGAGGCTCCACCTCCACTACGCCGCCATAGCGATCGGTCTCTAGCAGACAGCAGCGCTCGACTGCATCCCGCACCGCCGCCCGCGCCCGCTGCACCCGCGACTTGGCTCCCGACACCGAGATGCCGGCATTCTTGGCGAGCTCCACCTGGGAGTGACCTTGGCAGTCGGTAAAGCACAGCGCATCGCGGTAGATCGGCGGTAAGCCCTCGACCACCTCGCGTAGAAATGCGCTCAGGATCTCGGGGAAATAATTTTTGCCATCGGCGTGAACCAGAGAGGCCAAGGAGTCGTCCGCCGCGCCGTCATCCAGAAAGGTTGCGGATTTCTGAGCCCCCCGAAAGTAATCGGCGATGGTATTGCGGGCGATCTGATAGAGCCAGGGGCGTCGACGTTGCGGGTCCTTCAGGTGATTGATTTTCTCGAAGGCCTTGAGGAGGATTTCCTGGGTCAAATCCTCCGCCACATGGGGGTCGCGCACCCGACTTAGCACAAAGCGCAGCAGGGATGAACGGACTTCGTCACTGGCCCAGAGCTCATCCTTCGGCGATGAGCTGGGTGAGGATGGCGTAGGGCTCGCAGGCATCATGACCTCGCCAATTTATGACGATGCGTCATCCTGTCCAGCGAAACTGAGTGTCTAACGCCCCCCTGATGATGGGGTGGTTGGATTTTTGTTAGCGGCCTTTTTGATTCGATTGCTGAAACTGGCCTCGCCAAT
It encodes the following:
- a CDS encoding MFS transporter produces the protein MKPAEAQQVSPTAPWTSDNADPKPWGLAWCLAVGQLLSWGVLYYTFTVMLESIATETTWSRSFLNAGLSLGLLVWGLSALPVGAWIQNRGGRAVMAAGSLLGGLSLLMMSAVHSPLPYLISWVGLGIAMGCLLYDPAFAVITQTFRSHYRQGITLVTLLAGLASTAFIPLVYLAESHLGWRGALQACGALLIIVGAPLHWLSIPKRLAIPRAPRPAPVTEQLRLRWSTLRSEISDRRFLNLALWFTAYTGAFSGLTFLIIPLLTAMEVAPAMILKAIVIIGPMQVLGRLLLAAKGHHFSSLQIGRAAMTLLLLSLTILITLPPSLPVLCLFAALFGLGNGVMTIVKGTAPAELFGTHRYAELNGVLAMPSVFSKALSPWLLVALWGTGFEPKWVLACIAGLLALGALALELASRSTPPEGDTEPHQS
- a CDS encoding FAD-dependent oxidoreductase, with the protein product MNNNTELSEPLPVAVIGAGPIGLAAAAHLLERGESVVVFEAGASIAHSVSQWAHVRMFSPWKFNIDSAARRLLQQSDWSEPDPEHLPTGGELIADYLTPLAQVPAMAKCLRFDSKVLAISRRGLDKVRTRGRADRAFTLRIEQNGELEERAFKSVIDASGTWNQPNPMGSNGLHPIGEEQVRDLIDYGIPDIRGCAREKYQNRSVLVVGSGHSSFTGVLDLLEVKKEAPATQIIWVMRKACLDQVFGGGANDALPARGEMGLRAKAAVDRGDVELITPFEIQQLAAQGDQQIQVSGSGPDGERSFTVDRAIVKTGFRPNLAMLREIRVEIDPALESVRALAPLIDPNEHSCGSVPPHGARELTHPESGFYIVGMKSYGRAPTFLLATGHEQVRSVVAEIAGDHEAAANVELELPETGVCSQDAAPSCSAEPAPTSCCSAEPAADEGETSACCR
- a CDS encoding sigma-70 family RNA polymerase sigma factor, which translates into the protein MMPASPTPSSPSSSPKDELWASDEVRSSLLRFVLSRVRDPHVAEDLTQEILLKAFEKINHLKDPQRRRPWLYQIARNTIADYFRGAQKSATFLDDGAADDSLASLVHADGKNYFPEILSAFLREVVEGLPPIYRDALCFTDCQGHSQVELAKNAGISVSGAKSRVQRARAAVRDAVERCCLLETDRYGGVVEVEPRPGYCA